TCCTCCCGACGTCTTCAGATCGGGCCTCAGCATGATCGTGGTCATGGCGCATTCCCTCCGGGATACAGGTATTGGCAGCGACTGCTTATGCAATCATTGTGTAGATTGTCCTGTTTGCGGCGACCCCATACGGAGATTTTCCAATTCCTCGTCCGTCAGCTCCCGGACCGCCCCGAGCGGCAGCTCCGGATCGAGCGACAGACTTCCCATCGACAATCGCTTAAGGTAGACGACCTTCTTGCCCACCGCTTCGAACATCCGCTTCACCTGATGGAATTTCCCTTCGGTGATCGTCAGCTCGATCCGCGACGTCGGCCCGCTCTCCAGTACGACCAGCTTCGCCGGAAGCGTGACGTAGCCGTCGTCGAGCGTCACCCCGCGGGCGAACGCCTCGCCGTCCTCGGACTTGACGACGCCCGCCACGTCCGCGTAATACGTCTTCGGCACGTGCTTCTTCGGCGACAGCAGCCGATGCGCCAGTTGGCCGTCGTTCGTCAGGAGCAGCAGCCCTTCCGTATCTTTGTCGAGGCGGCCGACCGGGAACGGCTCGAACGCCGCCTGTTCGGGAGACAGCAGGTCGACCACCGTGCGGTCGCGATTGTCCTCCGTCGCGGAGACGACGCCCGCCGGCTTGTGCAGCATCAGGTAGATGAACTCCCGATATCGGACGACGGCGCCGTCGAAGACGACTTCGTCCTTCGCCGGATCCACGGTCTCCCCGCTGTCCTTCGCCTTCCGTCCGTTGACCGCGATGCGGCCTTCCTTCGCGTATTTCCGGATTTCGCTTCTCGACCCGTATCCCAGATGGCTTAACATTTTATCCAGCCGCAGCTTCGTGCCCATAGCTTCCCGTTCCCTTCTTTTGTCACCGAACGGTCGATAGTGGTCCGTCCGCGAATATAGTATAATGGTTTCTAAATAACTCTCAAATTTGAAGAGGTGACCTTAATGAGCAAGAAAGCATCCGCTTCCCGAGGGGGCGGACCGAAACAGAAGAACGTATCCCGCAAGCTGATTTTGTACTTTACGGTGTTCGCCGTCTTGATCGTCGCGCTCGTCGTCGTCAATCAGCAAGCGAACAAGGCGAGCAGCGACAACGTGTACGGCATCCCGACGTCGCAGCTGTCGCCGCAGACGGTCGATCTGCTGGACGATCCGAATTACCAGAACATCATCCTGCCGGACGAGCTGGATCGGAAAATCGCCGATAAGGAATCGTTCTTCCTTTATTATTTCTCCTCCACGTGCCCGTATTGCATGCAGACGACGCCGCTGCTCAACCCGATCATCGAGGATGCCGGGGTGAACGTCCCGCAGTTCAACCTCGACGTATACAACGACGGCTTCGGCAAGTACAACATCGTCTATACGCCGACGTTGATCTATTACGAGAACGGCGTGGAGAAGGAACGCATCGAAGGCGGCTTCGGCGCCGAAAACAACGAAGCGAAGTTCGCAGACTTCTTCGCTCGGAATAAAGGTGCGGCTCAGTCATGATGACGCGGCTGCTCCCGGTCTTCCGGCTGCCGCGGCGAGCGCTCCCGCTGACGGCGCTCGCGCTGCTCCTGTTCGTCGTCTTGTCCGGCTGCGCGTCGACGGCGGGCGAGGAGCACGCGGATCATAGCGGCGGACATGCCGCCCACGGTCTCCCGGACAATATCGAGGTCACGGCGTCGCCGGACGTCCTTCCGGCGTTCCTCGACGATTATACCGATACGACAAGGGACTTCTACTCGCAGGTGTACGACCACATGGACGTCCTGAAGGAACTGAACTGCTATTGCGGATGCATGGAATATAACGACCCGCACGACTCGTTGTTCCGCTGCTTCATCGCCGGCGTCGACGACGACGGCGTGCATTGGACCGACCACGGCGGCTCCTGCGGCATCTGCCTGATGGAAGTTCGCGACGCCATGAAGATGGCGGACGAAGGCAAGTCGATCGACGAAATCCGCCAGTTTATCGATTCGACGTACGGCGAAACCGCCGCCTCCACGTAAGAAGAGAGCCCCCGTTGCGCTGCTGGAAAGCGGCGACGGGGGCTTTTTCCATACCCATAAGTTATGCGTGCTCCTCTTCCTCGCCCGGTACGAACGCTTCGACCGCCGCGACGAGCGCGGGATCGACGATGTCGATATCCAAGTCTCGAAAAGGGAACGGCGTCTCCTCATGCCGCAGCAGCCTCTCCAAGTGCGATTTCGCGTCCGCGAGGAGCCGATCGAGACGAATGCCGAGCACGATCGCTTCGTTGCCTTCCAGCTTGCGAATCGCCGCCGACAGCAGCTTGACGCCGCCGTCGATGTTGCCGTTGCGGTGATGGTATAAGCCGACCGCGACCTGGAGCAGTCCTTGGTACAGCGGGTCCCGCGCCTCCTCGAGCCACAGCTGCTCCATGACCTCGTGGCACTCGAAGTAGTCCCGCTCCCGGTTGAAGTACGCGACGAAGGCGACGTATAACGGGTCGTAGGCCGGGGATGCGCCGCCTCCCGCTCCGGTCCCCGCCGTCGTCACGATCGATTCTCCTTCTTCGCCAGCAGCAACGCGGCCTGGACTTGCTCCGACAGCTCCCGCAGCCGCCAAGGATCGTCCTCGACGCCCCACAGCTCGCTGAAGCGGTTTTGGAATTGCTGCGCTTCCTTCGCCCGGTTATAGAAGTACAGCTGCTGGATGTCGTTCAGCACCTGGCTGACGCGCGACGATTGATCCTCGAACAGCTTCTGCGCTTCGACGATTTCCTCGCGGATTTGCGACATCTCTTCGTCCAGCTTGAACGCCGCTTCGGCGGCGCTCTGCAGCCGGTCTCGAATGTGCTCGGGCAGGTTGCCCCGGAACTTGTAGCTGAGCGAATGCTCGATCGTCGCCCAGAAATTCATCGCGAGCGTGCGGATTTGCAGCTCCGCCAAGATCGCCTTCATGCCGAGCGCCGTCTGCACCGGGTATTCGACGATGATATGGTAGCTGCGGTATCCGCTCGGTTTATTGTTCTTGATGTAATCCTTCTCGTAGAGCACCCGCATATCCTTGCGAGCCCGAATCAACTCCGCCAACTGATCGATGTCGGCGACGAACTGGCACATGATGCGGATGCCCGCGATATCCTCGATGCCCGTCTCCAGCTTATCCATCGGCACGTTCAGCCGCTTCGCCTTCTCCAAGATGCTGGAGACCCGCTTCACGCGTCCCGTCACGAATTCGATCGGCGAATATTCCTCGCGCTTCTTCATCTCGACGCGCATCGTCTTGAACTTTACTTTCAACTCTTCCACGGCTTGATCGTAGGGGAT
The nucleotide sequence above comes from Paenibacillus antri. Encoded proteins:
- a CDS encoding PCYCGC motif-containing (lipo)protein — translated: MMTRLLPVFRLPRRALPLTALALLLFVVLSGCASTAGEEHADHSGGHAAHGLPDNIEVTASPDVLPAFLDDYTDTTRDFYSQVYDHMDVLKELNCYCGCMEYNDPHDSLFRCFIAGVDDDGVHWTDHGGSCGICLMEVRDAMKMADEGKSIDEIRQFIDSTYGETAAST
- a CDS encoding thioredoxin family protein yields the protein MSKKASASRGGGPKQKNVSRKLILYFTVFAVLIVALVVVNQQANKASSDNVYGIPTSQLSPQTVDLLDDPNYQNIILPDELDRKIADKESFFLYYFSSTCPYCMQTTPLLNPIIEDAGVNVPQFNLDVYNDGFGKYNIVYTPTLIYYENGVEKERIEGGFGAENNEAKFADFFARNKGAAQS
- a CDS encoding DUF309 domain-containing protein; its protein translation is MTTAGTGAGGGASPAYDPLYVAFVAYFNRERDYFECHEVMEQLWLEEARDPLYQGLLQVAVGLYHHRNGNIDGGVKLLSAAIRKLEGNEAIVLGIRLDRLLADAKSHLERLLRHEETPFPFRDLDIDIVDPALVAAVEAFVPGEEEEHA
- a CDS encoding pseudouridine synthase; this translates as MGTKLRLDKMLSHLGYGSRSEIRKYAKEGRIAVNGRKAKDSGETVDPAKDEVVFDGAVVRYREFIYLMLHKPAGVVSATEDNRDRTVVDLLSPEQAAFEPFPVGRLDKDTEGLLLLTNDGQLAHRLLSPKKHVPKTYYADVAGVVKSEDGEAFARGVTLDDGYVTLPAKLVVLESGPTSRIELTITEGKFHQVKRMFEAVGKKVVYLKRLSMGSLSLDPELPLGAVRELTDEELENLRMGSPQTGQSTQ
- a CDS encoding GTP pyrophosphokinase codes for the protein MDGRDWGKFLIPYDQAVEELKVKFKTMRVEMKKREEYSPIEFVTGRVKRVSSILEKAKRLNVPMDKLETGIEDIAGIRIMCQFVADIDQLAELIRARKDMRVLYEKDYIKNNKPSGYRSYHIIVEYPVQTALGMKAILAELQIRTLAMNFWATIEHSLSYKFRGNLPEHIRDRLQSAAEAAFKLDEEMSQIREEIVEAQKLFEDQSSRVSQVLNDIQQLYFYNRAKEAQQFQNRFSELWGVEDDPWRLRELSEQVQAALLLAKKENRS